The following is a genomic window from Hyperolius riggenbachi isolate aHypRig1 chromosome 4, aHypRig1.pri, whole genome shotgun sequence.
GTCTCGCTCCCGTTGCCAAGAACATTCTGcaactgcacagtagtactgcgcaggcgcagaaagctcCTGGCGATGGAAGGGCAGAAGAATCGCGCatagccacgcatgcgcagttggccccgcaccggaggactttccggggccaattgcaaAATAACTTGtaggcggaggaggatggcgtgggagcaTTAAGTctggagggggctagaggaagccccaggtatgtatattttctttttaatccccatctcaggttctgaaccacttcaggatcacaggtttttttcccttaaagggacacttaaagtggacccaaattaaaaatacaagatttcagaaataaaatctattttctaaattataataaatagcagccttttttcaactgcatgatgacaaacataaaatattttacatttattggaggaacccctcccttcctttcatattgccgggacaaaatccggcaaagtggtggagtaggtggtgtctagcaaaggaggaattgctaatggctgccacctgtataaccctagttattaaaagagaagggtggaaagcatgcactgaaatgctcataggcttgaaggagtgtttatttatctttgtatgtgtcagagcagTGCAtctaaatattttaaaataaaaaaatgtttggtttgagttCGCTTTAAgtctgtggaaaaaaaatgagttttactcacctggggcttccagcagccccctgcagctgtattgttcCCACGCCGACttcatcagatgctcctggccccgccggcagccacttccggtttcggtgacaggagccgacaggtggTTGGGCGCTATTGTgattgggaacacgaagaatcacttgcgttccctgcctgtcggctcctgtcgccgaaaccggaagtggctgccagcggggccaggagcatctgatggagtcggcgtgggcacaatacagctgcagggggctgctggaagccccaggtgagtaaaactcatttttttccacagacttaagtgtccctttaaaaaccaaaacaactttcacatttcagcgattctcccattcattcagcgataactttattgttacttatcacactgaaatgatccatatattgttttttttcgccacaaattaggctttatttgggtggtagtttttgctatgaattattttatatgcattgtaaatggaataaaaaggaaaaaaaagaaaaaaaatgattatttctcagttttaagcatttatagttttaaaataaaatgtgcttcgatacataaaacccacacgttttatttgcccatttgtcccagttattacaacgtttaaatcgtgtccctagtacaatgtatggtgataatattttgtctggaaataaaggagcatttttccatttagggatttttttatactatttcacttattacaaggctttttttctgcaaaattaacagtgatatactctcatgacatccatattagaaaagtcccaaaggtaactatttatgtaaaaaaattaaatgatgtaattttttttaacaagtgttttatttctgtaactgtggggcagggttggATGGGGttaaaactaataaaataaaaaaaaataataataaactttctatgtaaAATAGTATACTGGTATaattaggtgtattttactttttgaccacaagatcgTGCTACTGAGACTatgtgtttctattaatagaacacggaAGAACACAGAAGTGTCCTTCTGAGAGTTTGCATGACGTTTTCCAGCTCTCCGAAGACATGGGAACTAgatatgggaagtccggatcttttcaaagaTTCGGAGGATTcaaattggatcattgaaaagatgcggatctttgaaccacaatctttgaatcattttactagggaagcagactgggggtgaaatgactatcaggacaggactttccttgcactgtacattctgttcaAGCCTGGCTGCTAGTATAGCAAGCTATGTGTCAACTtcactgatatattttagttttAGTTCTGTTTTAAGACATGATATGTGGACTTGTGCAGGATGTGGACTCGtgcggtgcacagtgaggggtgcagcagagtgaggagtgctgggtgcacagtcaggggtgcagcagagtgaggggtgttggggtgcacagtgaggggtgcagcagagtaaggtgcacagtcaggggtgcatcagagtgagaggtgttggggtgcacagttaggggtgcagcagagtaagAGGttttggggtgcacagtgaggggtgcagcagagtgaggtgcacagtcaggggtgcagcagagtgaagggtgttggggtgcacagtgagagGTGCATCAGAGTGAGGAGTGCTGGGTGCAcagtcaggggtgcagcagagtgaggggtgttggggtgcacagtgaggggtgcagcagagtgaggtgcacagtcaggggtgcagcagagtgaggggtgttggggtgcacagtgaggggtgcatcaGAGTGAGAGGCGTtgcggtgcacagtgaggggtgaatcagagtgagaggtgttgcggtgcacagtgaggggtgcacagtcaggggtgcagcagagtgagaggtgttggggtgcacagtgaggggtgaatcagagtgagaggtgttggggtgcatagtgaggggtgcagcagagtgagaggtgttggggtgcatagtgaggggtgcagcagagtgagaggtgttggggtgcacagtgaggggtgaatcagagtgagaggtgttggggtgcatagtgaggggtgcagcagagtgagaggtgttggggtgcacattgagggtgctaatggggaagggagagatgcagcaggaagattgtgcttgtgcacatacTGAGGATCTGGACAAAGGGTAGAAAGACAGCTTGCGCTGACAGTgaggagacaagacaaataacatttatattgcgcttttctcctggcggactcaaagcgccggagctgcagccactaggacgtgctctataggcagtagcagtgttagggagacttacaTAAGGTCTCCTAccgaataggtgctagcttactgaacaggcagagccgagattgtgcttgtgcacatatTGAGGACCTGCGGGAAGGGCAGGGAGACAGCGTGGACTGACAGTGAGAACAACGCAGTATATGATGCATTCTACCTCTGATTTCGCCCCCCACAGTTCCTGCCCTGGTGCAGAGAGGATGGTCACCTTTAGCTttctgtagaagctttccagaggcgccaatagaataaaagtcacttaaacgagcttaaaaccgatggggcagtggtgggcctatcccatccatgcggacaaagcaaacaaaggaaggactgtggcatcaacagtcaaacaacaatttatttatactccacagtaaaaataggcaacgcgtttcacgggctcaatcccgcttcatcaggccaatgaaaaaggagcatacagcttaacagcatcaaaaccacactgagcgcctctgaggcgctcagtgtggttttgatgctgttaagctgtatgctcctttttcattggcctgatgaagcgggattgagcccgtgaaacgcgttgcctatttttactgtggagtataaataaattgttgtttgactgttgatgccacagtccttcctttgtttgctttgtccgcatggatgggataggcccaccactgccccatcggttttaagctcgtttaagtgacttttattctattggcgcctctggaaagcttctacatattgctaagtccacccttggtggagggttgtacccatcttcttcccatctacagagagcgacttttaatcctgagtggggtcaggttaatctccccacctgccttcacagtggttgcctaatggtaaccctggtttgtgagtattaaattgttatattactcattattaattatcatctatacaatatcacactattgggctcttggtgtcccccctccctttacctTTAGCTTTCTGCATTCACACACTCCCGCCTCACAAGTCTCGCTCTAGAGATAGTACATTTCCAGACAGTCTCTGTATTGTCTCCCCCTTGCCTCCCACTGTGCTGACAAACACTGTacaggaggcaggggaggggtTCACTCGCACACTGAacacaggcactcaggcagaagctgcagttcctgtttcttccagacatccactgtgaaccaaatcgttcattgtgatgatccggatgattcgactcacaaaaaagatccggatcaaagatccgaatcgttcatgatccggacaacactaatgggAATGATGATCGtgattgagaatcaaaagattctcacatcctgatcacagatggagggggctgcgatgGTGGATCGACGTAAAACAGCGCGGGGATCGTGAAGACGACGATAACatagcagtacgcatatctacccccctgatccacatgtgaagtttaaaggggcataGATATGTGTACCAgaaatcctaaagtggttaaagagagtctgaagcctaaaataAAATACAGATATGTACCTAACGagggagaaggctctgggtcctaatgagccttcctgttctcctcccgATGTCTGtgttcccctgcaggctcccccattagcagtccagGGCTAATTTGGTTGTGGCTGCTATCTTCCAGGTTGGCGAGACTTCTGGAGCCTTTGGAAGCActggggcttccgaagacggaccgctccgtactgcgcatacgCCCTCTCTCCTGCGcgcacagtacagagccaccggTCTTCAGAAGCCTGAGTGCTTCCCAAGATTGCCGAAGTCTCCCCTGGTGGGAGATACAAACGGAAGAGCCTGCTGGAAACCAAGGACATCAGGAGGaaggggaaggctcattaggactcagagcctcccctctccttaggtaagtgtctgttatttattttatgttaggcttcagattccttttagtagtggctggatggtgtaatggttaaggactctgcctctgacacaggagaccaggtttcgaatctcggctctgcctgttcagtaagcaaacacctattcagtaggagaccttaggcaagtctccctaacactgcaactgcctatagagcgcgtcctagtggctgcagctctggcgctttaagtccgtcaggagaaaagcgcgatataaatgttatttgccttGTCTTTTAGGTAGGAATTTAGCTCAACatgacagattctctttaatgaatggATGGACCAATTGTGTTTTGTAGGGGACCTGGCTGGATCAACACTGCTGGGGGGCCCGAGACCGCTAAGTACAACTCTGGTTGGGAACTAGATCTTTATAAAGGATCTATAGTCAAAATTATATATTAACAAAAAAGCttcttaataaaaaaatatatatattgttttataaatgtatttagttagtgtttggccattgtaaaatctttcctcccactGATTTAATACTGGCAGGTGATTCCTGCGGAATGTTCAGTTACTGAGAgtactaaagccagtagaaaagaacgtctcccagaatgctcggggATACTCACTTCCGGTGGCCAATGCAATCTCATGCGTGGAAATGTATTGTAAAAAAATGTCCTCACGTGCGCGGCTTGTAAAACCTGCGGCGGGTTTTCACACTGACACGCCTCGCCATTGACTTACATAACTTCCGGTCCGCTGCATGTTGACGCAGAACCGCACAGTAACGGAGATCTGTCCGAGCACCAGGGATGTGGCAAAAACGTCACTTCAGTTGCATCGCAAGGTACCGCGTCAgtatgcaaatccccatagactatAAAATGCACTAAAGAGTTATTCTATACTACCGTTATCAGTCAGAATTTGCTCCTCAGCTGTACTGCACTCAAAGATGATAATCACAAAATGCTGCAAATGTCTGTGTTCAGCAGGGAACTGTTGCACATTATGAGGTTGAGTCACTAAAAGTCGATTCACTTGGGGTGTGCAAATTACATTGTTGAATACAATGTTCATATCATATATTTTTCAGATACAGTACTGAGCTATACATGGCCATACTGAAAAGTGTATCTATCTGATATGTGACAAACATAGGAAAACGTTTTATGGCAAATGCTGTATATGCAAAGATAAAGTGGGCAACACTGAAAGTTGTATTTGTAACCCGAGTTTTCTTCTTCCATAGACATTGACTTTGCTACCCGTAAGATTGCTGCCTATTTGACGCAAACCAAAGAATTGGAACAGAATGGAGATAACTTCAAGACTAAGACCCTGAGCACATTCCGGAACTACTTTGTTGACTTCACTGTTGGAGTGGAATTTGAGGAACAAACCAAGGGCTTGGACAACAGAACTGTGAAGGTTTGTGGGCTCTTCTGCAAATACTACTTCTGGCTCTAGCAACATGTCCTGTGTATAATGCCTGTTTTATATATTCCACAGACCTTAGTGTCCTGGGATGGTGACAAGCTTGTTTGCGTTCAAAAAGGGGAAAAACAAAATCGTGGCTGGAAGCACTGGATTGAGGGTGACCTATTGTACCtggtaaaaagattttttttgtaaCTTCAACAATGCCGATTAATTGCTACACTACCATAGTTTTGATAAAGCAGaactataagggcccgtttccactactgaggaaatcgggccaaatctgcagagtttccccgaagGCAAATCGAGTGGGGAAACTCTGtcataggggataatgctgccaCCGTCCGACTCGCTTGTCacagcgattcggccgacattgcagcatttttcagtgAGAGTGGCAGCGAatcctatagccatgcatggcctCCAGAATTCGGCTGCATACTCACTCAACAGGGAAGTGCGAGACGCGCGGCGGCtactggaaatgggccctaagctaATATATTATGGATGTGGGTGTTGATTTGCTAAGGGTTAAAACACAAGTAATTAAAGAGGATCAGTAatgaaaaaaatgcccctgggggtacttacctcgggagggggaagcctatggatcctaattaggcttcccCTGCCCTCCTCACCCTTCGGGATGCAGCTCTGGCAGCCACAAAACatgggcaatgtaaatatttacctaccgcgatccaacGCCGGCACAGTAGGGTCTTTCCAATCGGgttcaggcagaaatagctgagccaggtctgctctactgcacgggCGACTCGCGCCATCCTCCGCCACCAGGCCGCTTCAGCAATGAGACCAGCAAGGCTCACAGGCATAGCCacattgcacctgcacagtagcaaagACCCACTCCGGCTACGGCTGAAAAAGCCAAGCTCGATCTGGTAGCTGTTACTGTGAATGCGTGAGTCATTGACAAACCCTTGTCAATGGTCTTTCGGGGGACACAGCACCAGAATGGCCTGATGCAGGACTGGGGGAAAGCCTCTGGgttatgcagaggcttccctctattaagGTGAGCACCCCTTTGGGGCATTTTCTTTCTTACAGGTGCACTTGCTGGAGAAAATAAAGTCCAATGTCGTTTTATATCTTTTTTAACTGCTGATAGAAAGAAAAGTCCAGCATTAAAGACTGTGCAACTACTTACCAGACATGCTTGTGTCTAGGTCTATTAAAAagcaataggtgcattttgaatggcttttgtaggctccacctacttttctgaatattaatcccagtcacccagtgaccaattgtacaaagtttgagaaccctgccattaatagtgtaagaatggatgcagtttacatttcagtgaaatttgtatttgtctatgcccactttttggttatggggataaaaagtatcctatatgttattccaggtaatgtactatatgtgtgccattgttgcg
Proteins encoded in this region:
- the LOC137570499 gene encoding retinol-binding protein 2-like translates to MPADYNGTWVMEKNDNFDGYMKALDIDFATRKIAAYLTQTKELEQNGDNFKTKTLSTFRNYFVDFTVGVEFEEQTKGLDNRTVKTLVSWDGDKLVCVQKGEKQNRGWKHWIEGDLLYLELTCEDQVCLQTYKKKK